A single window of Mustela erminea isolate mMusErm1 chromosome 4, mMusErm1.Pri, whole genome shotgun sequence DNA harbors:
- the PPP1R11 gene encoding E3 ubiquitin-protein ligase PPP1R11 isoform X2, which produces MAEAGAGLSETVTETTVTVTTEPENRSLTIKLRKRKPEKKVEWTSDTVDNEHMGRRSSKCCCIYEKPRAFGESSTESDEEEEEGCGHTHCVRGHRKGRRRATPGPSPSTPPQPPDPSQPPPGPMQH; this is translated from the exons ATGGCCGAggcaggggccgggctgagtgaGACCGTCACTGAGACAACGGTTACCGTGACAACCGAGCCC GAGAACCGGAGCCTGACCATCAAGCTTCGGAAACGGAAGCCAGAGAAAAAGGTAGAATGGACGAGTGACACTGTGGACAACGAACACATGGGCCGCCGCTCATCAAAAT GCTGCTGTATTTACGAGAAACCTCGGGCCTTTGGCGAGAGCTCCACGGAGagtgatgaggaggaagaggagggctgTGGTCATACACACTGTGTACGGGGCCACCGCAAAGGACGGCGTCGTGCAACCCCAGGACCGagccccagcacccctccccagcctcctgacccctcccagccccctccaggGCCAATGCAGCACTAA
- the RNF39 gene encoding RING finger protein 39: MEAPELGPGLVERLEQLATCPLCGGPFEDPVLLACEHSFCRACLARCWGAPPAAGAPAPPTACPCCGQPCPRRSLRSNVRLAVEVRISRGLREKLAEPGARAGRRRGGRIPTMGCLDPHGEDIRKTWRRLDAPRPKSSNSDDDLPEDYPVVKNMLHRLTADLTLDPGTAHRRLLISADRRSVRLAPPGTPAPPDGPARFDQLPAVLGAQGFGAGRHCWEVETAEAASGPDSSGEDEDDNESRYAVGAAGESVRRKGRVGLCPAGAVWAVEGRGGRLWALTAPEPTPLGGAGPPPRRIRVDLDWERGRVAFYDGRSLDLLFAFQAPGPLGERVFPLLCTRDARAPLRIVPAEG, encoded by the exons ATGGAGGCGCCCGAGCTGGGCCCGGGGCTGGTGGAGCGTCTGGAGCAGCTGGCGACGTGCCCGCTGTGCGGGGGCCCCTTCGAGGACCCGGTGCTGCTGGCGTGCGAGCACAGCTTCTGCCGCGCGTGCCTGGCCCGCTGCTGGGGCGCCCCGCCGGCCGCAGGCGCCCCGGcgccccccaccgcctgcccctGCTGCGGCCAGCCGTGTCCCCGCCGCAGCCTGAGGTCCAACGTGCGGCTGGCGGTGGAGGTGCGCATCAGCCGGGGGCTGCGGGAGAAGCTGGCTGAGCCCGGGGCCCGCGCGGGGAGGCGCAGAGGGGGCCGCATCCCCACCATGGGCTGCCTGGATCCGCACGGAGAG GATATAAGGAAGACATGGAGAAG ACTCGATGCCCCAAGACCCAAGTCATCTAACTCAGATGATGATCTCCCCGAAGATTATCCGGTGGTGAAAAACATGCTCCACAGACTGACGG CCGACCTGACCCTGGACCCTGGCACCGCCCACCGCCGCCTGCTCATCTCGGCTGACCGCCGCAGCGTCCGACTGGCCCCCCCAGGGACACCCGCACCGCCCGACGGCCCCGCGCGCTTCGATCAGCTCCCCGCGGTGCTGGGCGCACAGGGCTTTGGGGCCGGCCGGCACTGCTGGGAGGTGGAGACTGCCGAGGCGGCCTCTGGCCCGGACTCCTCCGGGGAGGATGAGGACGACAACGAGAGCCGCTACGCCGTGGGGGCGGCCGGAGAGTCCGTGCGTCGCAAGGGCCGCGTGGGGCTGTGCCCCGCGGGGGCGGTGTGGGCCGTGGAGGGCCGCGGCGGCCGCCTGTGGGCCCTCACGGCTCCCGAGCCCACTCCGCTGGGCGGCGCCGGGCCCCCGCCGCGCCGCATCCGCGTGGACTTGGACTGGGAACGCGGCCGCGTGGCCTTCTATGACGGCCGCTCGCTGGACCTGCTCTTCGCCTTCCAGGCGCCCGGGCCCCTGGGGGAGCGTGTCTTCCCGCTGCTCTGCACTCGCGATGCCCGCGCCCCGCTCCGCATCGTGCCGGCCGAAGGCTGA
- the LOC116589265 gene encoding putative uncharacterized protein ZNRD1-AS1 isoform X2: MDTGTPGWLRWLDDLPLSLAWAKTSTDPRIAVGQQSPLEKKILNLGGVHTAAARQLITRKYHEEYETLCREQALSLDHWLAKAESYYNKRIMDMMKEQGTGHEAKTRLEGKTTHRLERPKQYYLVPEREVKHIERHIQRVGRVRESKNKPGKQLPGPPSETTFPKIVPEEHGVLSAQRRRQVSKREQTQIEGHQERMLRGRALTEQRRKEGVLRKTQSQLPTREQRGRAGREMKELESVTAYPLFQPRGRSRIKVNILMEKNREEVPAVIKPHQRKFLTMPPFLRSQIGKMKD, encoded by the exons ATggatacagggacgcctgggtggctccgctggttGGAcgaccttccgctcag tcTGGCCTGGGCGAAAACCTCTACAGACCCTAGGATTGCCGTAGGTCAGCAGTCCCcactggagaaaaaaatcttg AATCTGGGTGGCGTGCATACAGCAGCGGCAAGACAGCTGATAACTCGGAAGTACCACGAGGAATATGAAACATTGTGCAGGGAGCAAGCTCTTTCTCTTGACCACTGGCTGGCCAAAGCGGAGTCTTATTATAATAAGAGAATAATGGACATGATGAAGGAGCAAGGGACAGGCCATGAAGCCAAGACGAGATTGGAGGGGAAGACGACCCACAGGCTAGAGCGACCAAAGCAGTATTACTTGGTTCCGGAGAGAGAGGTGAAACACATAGAAAGGCACATTCAGAGAGTGGGTCGGGTCAGAGAGTCTAAGAACAAACCAGGTAAACAATTACCAGGGCCCCCTAGTGAGACAACGTTCCCCAAAATTGTGCCCGAAGAGCATGGTGTCCTGAGTGCCCAGAGAAGAAGGCAGGTAAGCAAGAGGGAACAGACGCAAATCGAAGGTCACCAGGAACGCATGCTTCGGGGGAGAGCGCTCACGGAGCAAAGGCGCAAGGAGGGAGTCTTGAGGAAAACCCAGAGCCAGCTGCCGACACGAGAGCAGCgcgggagggcagggagagagatgaaAGAGCTTGAAAGTGTGACTGCGTACCCCCTCTTCCAGCCTCGCGGCAGAAGCCGGATTAAAGTGAATATCCtcatggaaaagaatagagaagaagTGCCTGCCGTCATAAAACCACATCAAAGAAAATTCTTGACCATGCCACCCTTTCTGAGAAGcc
- the LOC116589265 gene encoding putative uncharacterized protein ZNRD1-AS1 isoform X1, producing the protein MLYVLIEAERARAKKLQREEGPRALDSGSLSEDTGGRETEQSSPAELAQCHTQEPASSLSQAQIPDSEWFPLSPREILAWAKTSTDPRIAVGQQSPLEKKILNLGGVHTAAARQLITRKYHEEYETLCREQALSLDHWLAKAESYYNKRIMDMMKEQGTGHEAKTRLEGKTTHRLERPKQYYLVPEREVKHIERHIQRVGRVRESKNKPGKQLPGPPSETTFPKIVPEEHGVLSAQRRRQVSKREQTQIEGHQERMLRGRALTEQRRKEGVLRKTQSQLPTREQRGRAGREMKELESVTAYPLFQPRGRSRIKVNILMEKNREEVPAVIKPHQRKFLTMPPFLRSQIGKMKD; encoded by the exons ATGCTGTATGTGCTGATAGAGGCCGAGAGGGCCAGGGCCAAGAagctgcagagagaggagggaccgAGAGCACTGGACTCTGGAAGTCTCTCGGAAGACACAGGAGGCCGGGAGACAGAGCAGTCCAGCCCAGCCGAGCTTGCCCAGTGCCACACCCAGGAGCCTGCATCTTCCCTCTCCCAGGCCCAGATTCCAGATTCCGAATGGTTCCCCTTGAGTCCACGGGAGAT tcTGGCCTGGGCGAAAACCTCTACAGACCCTAGGATTGCCGTAGGTCAGCAGTCCCcactggagaaaaaaatcttg AATCTGGGTGGCGTGCATACAGCAGCGGCAAGACAGCTGATAACTCGGAAGTACCACGAGGAATATGAAACATTGTGCAGGGAGCAAGCTCTTTCTCTTGACCACTGGCTGGCCAAAGCGGAGTCTTATTATAATAAGAGAATAATGGACATGATGAAGGAGCAAGGGACAGGCCATGAAGCCAAGACGAGATTGGAGGGGAAGACGACCCACAGGCTAGAGCGACCAAAGCAGTATTACTTGGTTCCGGAGAGAGAGGTGAAACACATAGAAAGGCACATTCAGAGAGTGGGTCGGGTCAGAGAGTCTAAGAACAAACCAGGTAAACAATTACCAGGGCCCCCTAGTGAGACAACGTTCCCCAAAATTGTGCCCGAAGAGCATGGTGTCCTGAGTGCCCAGAGAAGAAGGCAGGTAAGCAAGAGGGAACAGACGCAAATCGAAGGTCACCAGGAACGCATGCTTCGGGGGAGAGCGCTCACGGAGCAAAGGCGCAAGGAGGGAGTCTTGAGGAAAACCCAGAGCCAGCTGCCGACACGAGAGCAGCgcgggagggcagggagagagatgaaAGAGCTTGAAAGTGTGACTGCGTACCCCCTCTTCCAGCCTCGCGGCAGAAGCCGGATTAAAGTGAATATCCtcatggaaaagaatagagaagaagTGCCTGCCGTCATAAAACCACATCAAAGAAAATTCTTGACCATGCCACCCTTTCTGAGAAGcc
- the ZNRD1 gene encoding DNA-directed RNA polymerase I subunit RPA12, which yields MDGARCGSRFQSDLDFCPDCGSVLPLPGAQDTVTCVRCAFRVPVRDFEGKVVSTCVAFNKPGTAAPVPADEGPEFQGPVVDRRCPRCGHEGMAYHTRQMRSADEGQTVFYTCTHCRFQEKEDS from the exons ATGGACGGCGCGCGCTGCGGCTCCAGGTTCCAGTCGGACCTGGACTTCTGTCCGGACTGCGGCTCCGTCCTGCCGCTGCCCGGGGCGCAGGACACGGTCACCTGTGTTCGCTGCGCCTTCCGCGTCCCGGTGCGAG ACTTCGAGGGGAAGGTGGTGAGCACCTGCGTGGCGTTCAACAAGCCGGGGACGGCCGCGCCTGTGCCGGCGGACGAAGGGCCCGAGTTCCAGGGACCCGTG GTTGACAGGCGCTGCCCTCGATGTGGCCACGAGGGAATGGCCTACCACACCCGGCAGATGCGCTCCGCCGACGAGGGGCAGACGGTCTTCTACACCTGTACCCACTGCAG gttccaggagaaggaagactcctga
- the PPP1R11 gene encoding E3 ubiquitin-protein ligase PPP1R11 isoform X1: protein MAEAGAGLSETVTETTVTVTTEPENRSLTIKLRKRKPEKKVEWTSDTVDNEHMGRRSSKCCCIYEKPRAFGESSTESDEEEEEGCGHTHCALMFLPAQMSSSQPSPLLTGILPSFSRLLAMHSCKDESKTYHH, encoded by the exons ATGGCCGAggcaggggccgggctgagtgaGACCGTCACTGAGACAACGGTTACCGTGACAACCGAGCCC GAGAACCGGAGCCTGACCATCAAGCTTCGGAAACGGAAGCCAGAGAAAAAGGTAGAATGGACGAGTGACACTGTGGACAACGAACACATGGGCCGCCGCTCATCAAAAT GCTGCTGTATTTACGAGAAACCTCGGGCCTTTGGCGAGAGCTCCACGGAGagtgatgaggaggaagaggagggctgTGGTCATACACACTGT GCTTTGATGTTCCTGCCAGCTCAGATGTCCAGCTCTCAGCCCTCCCCACTCCTTACTGGGATCTTGCCATCATTTTCGCGGCTTCTTGCCATGCACAGTTGCAAAGATGAGTCAAAAACATACCACCACTGA
- the LOC116589265 gene encoding putative uncharacterized protein ZNRD1-AS1 isoform X3: MLYVLIEAERARAKKLQREEGPRALDSGSLSEDTGGRETEQSSPAELAQCHTQEPASSLSQAQIPDSEWFPLSPREILAWAKTSTDPRIAVGQQSPLEKKILNLGGVHTAAARQLITRKYHEEYETLCREQALSLDHWLAKAESYYNKRIMDMMKEQGTGHEAKTRLEGKTTHRLERPKQYYLVPEREPRGRSRIKVNILMEKNREEVPAVIKPHQRKFLTMPPFLRSQIGKMKD; encoded by the exons ATGCTGTATGTGCTGATAGAGGCCGAGAGGGCCAGGGCCAAGAagctgcagagagaggagggaccgAGAGCACTGGACTCTGGAAGTCTCTCGGAAGACACAGGAGGCCGGGAGACAGAGCAGTCCAGCCCAGCCGAGCTTGCCCAGTGCCACACCCAGGAGCCTGCATCTTCCCTCTCCCAGGCCCAGATTCCAGATTCCGAATGGTTCCCCTTGAGTCCACGGGAGAT tcTGGCCTGGGCGAAAACCTCTACAGACCCTAGGATTGCCGTAGGTCAGCAGTCCCcactggagaaaaaaatcttg AATCTGGGTGGCGTGCATACAGCAGCGGCAAGACAGCTGATAACTCGGAAGTACCACGAGGAATATGAAACATTGTGCAGGGAGCAAGCTCTTTCTCTTGACCACTGGCTGGCCAAAGCGGAGTCTTATTATAATAAGAGAATAATGGACATGATGAAGGAGCAAGGGACAGGCCATGAAGCCAAGACGAGATTGGAGGGGAAGACGACCCACAGGCTAGAGCGACCAAAGCAGTATTACTTGGTTCCGGAGAGAGAG CCTCGCGGCAGAAGCCGGATTAAAGTGAATATCCtcatggaaaagaatagagaagaagTGCCTGCCGTCATAAAACCACATCAAAGAAAATTCTTGACCATGCCACCCTTTCTGAGAAGcc
- the PPP1R11 gene encoding E3 ubiquitin-protein ligase PPP1R11 isoform X3, translating into MVQEAGQAAWNRENRSLTIKLRKRKPEKKVEWTSDTVDNEHMGRRSSKCCCIYEKPRAFGESSTESDEEEEEGCGHTHCALMFLPAQMSSSQPSPLLTGILPSFSRLLAMHSCKDESKTYHH; encoded by the exons ATGGTGCAGGAGGCCGGCCAGGCGGCGTGGAACAGG GAGAACCGGAGCCTGACCATCAAGCTTCGGAAACGGAAGCCAGAGAAAAAGGTAGAATGGACGAGTGACACTGTGGACAACGAACACATGGGCCGCCGCTCATCAAAAT GCTGCTGTATTTACGAGAAACCTCGGGCCTTTGGCGAGAGCTCCACGGAGagtgatgaggaggaagaggagggctgTGGTCATACACACTGT GCTTTGATGTTCCTGCCAGCTCAGATGTCCAGCTCTCAGCCCTCCCCACTCCTTACTGGGATCTTGCCATCATTTTCGCGGCTTCTTGCCATGCACAGTTGCAAAGATGAGTCAAAAACATACCACCACTGA